The Drosophila bipectinata strain 14024-0381.07 chromosome 2L, DbipHiC1v2, whole genome shotgun sequence genome has a segment encoding these proteins:
- the LOC108126081 gene encoding polyprenal reductase, giving the protein MAHAKDGGGLGLDLETLIDRYKVNLLQLIFGTFIATIAFFGGLMTFVERYLPNSIRQAFRYGKHSFKGELDPFIAHLEVPKSWFRHFYIFAVFWSWLAFYIITSTIQSGKEAPEYVMRFLDFMAGGRSHRKVETDSTTALVGTIMLTLQCTRRFYETNFVQIFSKQSKINLSHYVVGYAHYFGTVIALMSNTAGFVRGSQPIEFTIDNLTGQQILYLIVFGLAWQQQYSSNMILVNLRTDPRTGRVKTEKHLVPKGGLFNVISSPHMSLEIVMYFCIADLFMPVRIWRLIFLWVASNQTINALLTHRWYQETFRDYPRNRRAIIPFLL; this is encoded by the coding sequence ATGGCGCACGCCAAGGATGGAGGCGGTCTTGGTCTGGATCTTGAAACTCTGATCGACCGATATAAGGTGAACCTGCTCCAACTGATTTTCGGCACCTTCATCGCCACGATCGCCTTCTTCGGAGGATTAATGACCTTTGTGGAGCGCTATCTGCCCAATAGCATACGTCAGGCATTCCGTTATGGCAAGCACAGCTTCAAGGGTGAACTGGATCCGTTCATAGCCCATCTGGAGGTGCCCAAGTCATGGTTCAGGCACTTTTACATCTTTGCCGTGTTCTGGAGTTGGCTGGCCTTTTACATCATTACATCGACCATCCAGTCGGGAAAGGAGGCGCCGGAGTATGTCATGCGGTTTCTGGACTTCATGGCCGGCGGTCGGAGTCACCGGAAAGTAGAGACTGATTCCACCACGGCCCTGGTGGGCACTATCATGCTGACTCTGCAGTGCACCCGGCGTTTTTACGAGACCAACTTTGTGCAGATCTTCTCGAAGCAGAGCAAGATTAACCTATCCCACTATGTAGTTGGTTATGCCCACTACTTCGGCACCGTTATTGCCCTGATGTCGAACACCGCCGGCTTTGTGCGCGGCTCTCAGCCTATAGAGTTCACCATCGACAACTTGACTGGCCAGCAAATACTCTACCTCATCGTCTTCGGTCTGGCCTGGCAGCAGCAATACTCCAGCAACATGATACTCGTTAATCTGCGAACGGATCCACGGACTGGCCGGGTGAAAACCGAGAAGCATCTGGTGCCAAAGGGCGGCCTCTTCAATGTCATATCATCGCCGCACATGTCCCTCGAGATTGTTATGTACTTCTGCATCGCTGATCTTTTCATGCCGGTGCGCATTTGGCGGCTCATCTTTCTGTGGGTGGCCAGCAACCAGACCATCAATGCTCTGCTCACCCATCGCTGGTACCAGGAGACATTCCGAGATTATCCCAGAAATAGACGGGCCATCATTCCGTTCCTGCTCTGA
- the LOC108125969 gene encoding coiled-coil domain-containing protein 97 produces the protein MTTGVEGDTEGEAQGPAQNPELPPELMDIFKSLAENNKIIFKSQQIDDPELPILEKQQIARESFEKNRENFLIRFGGYLNVRQLTSFQDLGIKEPIKPDENVEEMCLLLEDFRRKLSTRSVSIKNRRYHAMQQLLEKGEYFSEHEMMLRAPELYQELVGQYLTEAEKKARDSYDVRNTSFSGILMNSLEKQQRDELLEGSKQEETEEDVAESASAPTPPSVDFEVPAACQKQWGGFDDEPIACSTSKISTAVNASKISKISTPEFYNPGERELLRNEFLSMMKERFLSGEDKDFDYTAVDDNAQLDDLKQIEQDEEDAYFEDSDDEEELDERAEEKEDASSEDELDIYMRHLSKHHSLQN, from the coding sequence atgacAACCGGCGTCGAGGGCGACACCGAAGGAGAAGCTCAAGGCCCTGCCCAGAACCCAGAGCTACCACCAGAACTGATGGATATCTTTAAATCCCTGGCCGAGAACAACAAAATCATTTTCAAATCCCAGCAAATAGATGATCCAGAACTGCCCATCCTGGAAAAGCAACAAATAGCTCGGGAAtcctttgaaaaaaatcgcGAGAACTTTCTTATCCGGTTCGGGGGCTATCTGAATGTCAGGCAACTCACATCCTTTCAAGATTTGGGTATCAAAGAGCCCATCAAACCAGACGAGAATGTGGAGGAGATGTGTCTACTCTTAGAGGATTTCAGGAGGAAACTTAGCACCAGGTCCGTTTCCATAAAAAACAGGAGATACCATGCCATGCAACAGCTCTTGGAGAAGGGCGAATACTTCAGTGAGCACGAAATGATGCTGCGGGCGCCAGAGCTCTACCAGGAGTTGGTCGGCCAATACCTCACAGAGGCGGAGAAAAAGGCCAGGGACAGCTACGATGTGAGAAACACCAGTTTCTCCGGAATACTCatgaactccttggaaaaacaGCAAAGGGACGAGTTGTTGGAAGGCTCGAAACAAGAGGAAACGGAGGAGGATGTGGCGGAGAGTGCCTCCGCTCCCACGCCTCCATCTGTAGATTTCGAAGTACCCGCCGCCTGTCAGAAGCAATGGGGCGGTTTCGATGACGAGCCCATTGCTTGTTCTACGAGTAAAATTTCGACAGCTGTAAATGCCTCCAAAATATCAAAGATCTCCACCCCCGAGTTCTACAATCCTGGCGAGAGGGAACTGCTGCGCAATGAGTTCCTCAGCATGATGAAGGAACGGTTTCTGAGTGGCGAGGATAAGGACTTTGATTACACAGCCGTGGATGACAATGCCCAACTGGATGATCTAAAGCAAATCGAGCAAGATGAGGAGGATGCCTACTTCGAGGACAGTGACGATGAGGAGGAACTGGACGAGCGGGCAGAAGAAAAGGAAGATGCATCCAGCGAGGATGAGCTGGACATCTACATGAGGCACCTCAGCAAGCATCATAGTCTACAGAACTAG
- the Scgalpha gene encoding epsilon-sarcoglycan isoform X1: MQFLSLLLSTLAVFLSREAVGLKLQANVGELFTYKVEPMLFNWTHQVISEQFRYRPSLKGYPDLPSWMRYMYSHEYHAGFLYGTPPESTAGKDVNLDVVALNRQNYETRRVVIQLFVVNKFPTPNIVQMKIDNLNWVHLMDPGRVENLRNIFRKDLWPNSKEDLSVVFMESAVNMGGRLPLRPQQREGVIVHVGSFAKFSPRLIELQEEVRPLYKLPTCNYKRTSVQKIFENVGFKLDWCAFRMVGVESPTEILYHSGKQGEQQATEEHRHQDRWMGIAREDVPVRNYIDEFAFSFAIPGMIFAVLIGMLSAVLCFQHEKFSDPHSEFFFANIFHICEESCTPSVPSDSGSDDGSESSLNSEYPMSSTVQMVQCSDSKPTQPITTLKSLKDPNFLLDNTSIRSQSPNNSFYQLDSSIYARPKPPPYKGGTLGRNGVDI; this comes from the exons ATGCAGTTTTTAAGCCTTTTATTGTCCACGTTGGCTGTGTTCTTGTCCAGGGAAGCAGTGGGATTGAAACTGCAGGCCAATGTGGGGGAACTGTTCACCTACAAGGTGGAACCGATGCTTTTCAACTGGACCCACCAGGTCATCAGCGAGCAGTTCCGCTACAGGCCATCCTTGAAGGGCTACCCCGATCTGCCCAGTTGGATGAGGTACATGTACAGCCATGAATACCATGCTGGATTTCTTTACGGCACTCCGCCCGAGTCCACAGCGGGCAAGGACGTCAACCTGGATGTGGTGGCTCTGAATCGTCAGAATTACGAAACACGTCGTGTGGTCATCCAGCTCTTTGTGGTCAACAAATTCCCCACGCCCAATATAGTCCAAATGAAGATCGATAATCTCAACTGGGTGCATCTGATGGATCCGGGGCGGGTCGAGAATCTGCGCAATATATTCCGAAAGGATCTGTGGCCGAACAGCAAGGAGGACCTGAGTGTGGTCTTTATGGAATCGGCTGTGAATATGGGAGGACGCCTGCCACTACGTCCCCAGCAACGAGAGGG AGTCATCGTTCATGTGGGCAGCTTTGCCAAGTTCTCTCCCCGCCTGATAGAGCTCCAAGAGGAAGTGCGTCCTCTTTACAAATTGCCAACCTGCAATTACAAACGCACCTCCGTCCAGAAGATTTTCGAGAACGTGGGCTTCAAGCTGGATTGGTGTGCCTTCCGGATGGTGGGCGTGGAATCGCCCACGGAGATCCTCTACCATAGCGGCAAGCAGGGCGAACAGCAGGCGACGGAGGAGCACCGCCACCAGGACAGATGGATGGGCATTGCCCGAGAGGATGTCCCCGTGCGGAACTACATCGACGAGTTCGCCTTCTCCTTCGCTATTCCGGGCATGATTTTTGCAGTTTTGATCGGAATGTTGTCCGCTGTTTTGTGCTTCCAGCACGAGAAGTT TTCCGATCCGCATTCTGAGTTTTTCTTTGccaacattttccacatctGCGAAGAGTCCTGTACGCCCAGCGTGCCCAGTGATTCTGGTTCTGATGATGGATCTGAGAG CTCTTTAAACTCGGAGTATCCCATGTCCTCCACTGTGCAGATGGTTCAGTGCTCGGACAGCAAGCCCACTCAGCCCATCACCACCCTGAAGAGCCTCAAGGATCCGAATTTTCTTCTGGACAATACAAGCATTCGATCTCAAAG tCCTAACAATAGCTTCTATCAGTTGGACTCCAGCATCTATGCCCGACCCAAGCCTCCTCCGTACAAGGGCGGCACCCTGGGCCGGAACGGAGTGGATATTTGA
- the Mettl14 gene encoding LOW QUALITY PROTEIN: N(6)-adenosine-methyltransferase non-catalytic subunit METTL14 (The sequence of the model RefSeq protein was modified relative to this genomic sequence to represent the inferred CDS: inserted 1 base in 1 codon) — translation MSDVLKSSQERSRKRRLLLAQTLGLSSVDELKKVLGNAEDTNNSRQLNSSGQREDDDAGSSSSKKTHSEIIYRDSSTFLKGTQSSNPHNDYCQHFVDTGQRPQNFIRDVGLADRFEEYPKLRELIKLKDKLIQDTASAPMYLKTDLKTLDVKTLGTKFDVILIEPPLEEYARAAPSVATVGGAPRVFWNWDDILNLDVGEIAAHRSFVFLWCGSSEGLDMGRNCLKKWGFRRCEDICWIRTNINKPXHSKQLEPKAVFQRTKEHCLMGIKGTVRRSTDGDFIHANVDIDLIISEEEEFGSFEKPIEIFHIIEHFCLGRRRLHLFGRDSSIRPGWLTVGPELTNSNFNSELYQTYFAEAPATGCTSRIELLRPKSPPPNSKVLRGRGRGFPRGRGRPR, via the exons ATGAGTGATGTGCTGAAAAGCTCCCAGGAGCGTTCTCGGAAGCGACGCCTGCTTTTGGCCCAGACT TTGGGATTGTCCAGCGTGGATGAGCTAAAGAAAGTACTGGGCAACGCCGAGGACACAAACAACAGCCGCCAACTGAATTCCAGTGGTCAGAGGGAAGATGACGATGCCGGCTCCTCCTCGTCGAAGAAAACGCACAGCGAAATAATCTACAGGGACTCCTCCACATTCCTGAAGGGCACCCAGTCCTCCAATCCGCACAATGATTACTGCCAGCACTTCGTGGACACGGGACAAAGGCCCCAGAACTTCATTCGCGATGTGGGTCTAGCGGATCGCTTCGAGGAGTATCCCAAGCTAAGGGAGCTCATTAAATTGAAGGACAAACTTATCCAAGACACGGCTTCGGCTCCCATGTATCTGAAAACGGATCTCAAAACTCTGGATGTGAAAACTTTGGGGACCAAGTTTGACGTGATTTTGATAGAACCGCCTTTGGAGGAATACGCCAGGGCAGCTCCTTCAGTGGCCACTGTGGGAGGAGCTCCAAGGGTTTTCTGGAACTGGGATGATATCCTGA ATTTGGATGTGGGTGAGATTGCCGCCCATCGCTCGTTCGTGTTCCTGTGGTGCGGTTCGTCGGAGGGACTGGACATGGGCCGTAACTGCCTTAAAAAGTGGGGATTCCGGCGTTGCGAGGACATCTGCTGGATACGCACAAACATCAACAAGC GGCACTCCAAACAGCTGGAACCCAAGGCCGTCTTCCAACGCACAAAGGAGCACTGCCTGATGGGTATCAAGGGAACGGTTAGACGCTCCACCGACGGAGACTTCATCCATGCCAACGTGGACATCGATTTGATCATatcggaggaggaggagttcGGCAGCTTCGAGAAGCCCATCGAAATCTTTCACATAATCGAGCATTTCTGTCTGGGTCGACGACGTCTCCATCTTTTCGGCAGGGACTCGAGCATTCGTCCTGGCTGGTTAACCGTCGGCCCGGAGCTGACCAACTCCAATTTCAATTCGGAATTGTATCAAACGTATTTCGCTGAGGCTCCAGCTACGGGTTGCACCAGTCGGATTGAGCTTCTGCGGCCCAAGAGTCCTCCACCGAACAGCAAGGTCCTGCGGGGCAGAGGACGCGGTTTTCCACGTGGTCGTGGCAGGCCGAGATAA
- the Scgalpha gene encoding epsilon-sarcoglycan isoform X2, with protein MQFLSLLLSTLAVFLSREAVGLKLQANVGELFTYKVEPMLFNWTHQVISEQFRYRPSLKGYPDLPSWMRYMYSHEYHAGFLYGTPPESTAGKDVNLDVVALNRQNYETRRVVIQLFVVNKFPTPNIVQMKIDNLNWVHLMDPGRVENLRNIFRKDLWPNSKEDLSVVFMESAVNMGGRLPLRPQQREGVIVHVGSFAKFSPRLIELQEEVRPLYKLPTCNYKRTSVQKIFENVGFKLDWCAFRMVGVESPTEILYHSGKQGEQQATEEHRHQDRWMGIAREDVPVRNYIDEFAFSFAIPGMIFAVLIGMLSAVLCFQHEKFSLNSEYPMSSTVQMVQCSDSKPTQPITTLKSLKDPNFLLDNTSIRSQSPNNSFYQLDSSIYARPKPPPYKGGTLGRNGVDI; from the exons ATGCAGTTTTTAAGCCTTTTATTGTCCACGTTGGCTGTGTTCTTGTCCAGGGAAGCAGTGGGATTGAAACTGCAGGCCAATGTGGGGGAACTGTTCACCTACAAGGTGGAACCGATGCTTTTCAACTGGACCCACCAGGTCATCAGCGAGCAGTTCCGCTACAGGCCATCCTTGAAGGGCTACCCCGATCTGCCCAGTTGGATGAGGTACATGTACAGCCATGAATACCATGCTGGATTTCTTTACGGCACTCCGCCCGAGTCCACAGCGGGCAAGGACGTCAACCTGGATGTGGTGGCTCTGAATCGTCAGAATTACGAAACACGTCGTGTGGTCATCCAGCTCTTTGTGGTCAACAAATTCCCCACGCCCAATATAGTCCAAATGAAGATCGATAATCTCAACTGGGTGCATCTGATGGATCCGGGGCGGGTCGAGAATCTGCGCAATATATTCCGAAAGGATCTGTGGCCGAACAGCAAGGAGGACCTGAGTGTGGTCTTTATGGAATCGGCTGTGAATATGGGAGGACGCCTGCCACTACGTCCCCAGCAACGAGAGGG AGTCATCGTTCATGTGGGCAGCTTTGCCAAGTTCTCTCCCCGCCTGATAGAGCTCCAAGAGGAAGTGCGTCCTCTTTACAAATTGCCAACCTGCAATTACAAACGCACCTCCGTCCAGAAGATTTTCGAGAACGTGGGCTTCAAGCTGGATTGGTGTGCCTTCCGGATGGTGGGCGTGGAATCGCCCACGGAGATCCTCTACCATAGCGGCAAGCAGGGCGAACAGCAGGCGACGGAGGAGCACCGCCACCAGGACAGATGGATGGGCATTGCCCGAGAGGATGTCCCCGTGCGGAACTACATCGACGAGTTCGCCTTCTCCTTCGCTATTCCGGGCATGATTTTTGCAGTTTTGATCGGAATGTTGTCCGCTGTTTTGTGCTTCCAGCACGAGAAGTT CTCTTTAAACTCGGAGTATCCCATGTCCTCCACTGTGCAGATGGTTCAGTGCTCGGACAGCAAGCCCACTCAGCCCATCACCACCCTGAAGAGCCTCAAGGATCCGAATTTTCTTCTGGACAATACAAGCATTCGATCTCAAAG tCCTAACAATAGCTTCTATCAGTTGGACTCCAGCATCTATGCCCGACCCAAGCCTCCTCCGTACAAGGGCGGCACCCTGGGCCGGAACGGAGTGGATATTTGA
- the Ostgamma gene encoding tumor suppressor candidate 3, with protein sequence MRLLHKTLLSVMLAVLVFAIYAAAQAKPKTGLSLSEKVQNLVEMNMKKPLLRFNGPKFREYVKNAPRNYSMVVMLTALAPSRQCQICRHAHDEFQIVANSYRFSSIYSNKLFFAMVDFDEGSEVFQLLRLNTAPVFMHFPAKGKPKGADTMDIHRVGFAADSIAKFVAERTDITIRIFRPPNYSGTVAMITLVALVGSFLYIRRNNLEFLYNKNLWGAIAVFFCFAMISGQMWNHIRGPPLVHKSQNGGVAYIHGSSQGQLVVETYIVMFLNAMIVLGMILLIESGTPKSHNKNRIMAMTGLVLLTVFFSFLLSVFRSKAQGYPYSFLFK encoded by the exons ATGAGGCTGCTACACAAGACGCTGCTCAGCGTTATGCTGGCGGTGCTGGTCTTCGCCATTTACGCGGCCGCCCAGGCTAAACCAAAG acGGGCTTATCGCTGTCGGAGAAAGTACAAAACTTGGTGGAAATGAACATGAAGAAGCCCCTGCTACGCTTTAACGGACCCAAATTCAGGGAGTACGTGAAAAATGCCCCGCGGAACTATTCCATGGTGGTGATGCTGACGGCGCTGGCGCCATCCAGGCAATGCCAGATTTGCCGACACGCCCATGACGAGTTCCAAATCGTGGCCAACTCGTACCGCTTCTCCTCCATCTACTCCAACAAGCTCTTCTTTGCTATGGTGGATTTCGACGAGGGCTCCGAGGTATTCCAGCTGCTGCGTCTGAACACTGCCCCCGTCTTCATGCATTTCCCGGCCAAGGGAAAGCCCAAGGGCGCTGACACCATGGACATCCACCGCGTCGGTTTTGCCGCCGATTCCATTGCTAAGTTCGTTGCCGAACGCACTGACATCACAATCCGTATTTTCCGTCCACCCAACTACTCTGGAACTGTGGCCATGATCACCTTGGTGGCTCTGGTCGGTAGCTTCTTATACATTCGGCGCAACAACCTGGAGTTCCTGTACAACAAGAACCTGTGGGGTGCCATTGCTGTGTTCTTCTGCTTCGCCATGATCTCAGGACAAATGTGGAATCACATTCGCGGACCGCCACTGGTGCACAAGTCTCAAAACGGTGGAGTGGCCTACATCCATGGATCCTCGCAGGGTCAGCTGGTGGTGGAGACCTACATTGTCATGTTCCTGA ATGCCATGATTGTGTTGGGAATGATTCTGTTAATCGAATCGGGAACTCCAAAGAGCCATAACAAAAACAGAATAATGGCCATGACGGGATTGGTTCTCCTAACCGTATTTTTCTCCTTCCTGCTATCCGTTTTTCGATCCAAGGCGCAGGGCTATCCTTATAG TTTCTTGTTTAAATAG
- the Scgalpha gene encoding epsilon-sarcoglycan isoform X3, which produces MQFLSLLLSTLAVFLSREAVGLKLQANVGELFTYKVEPMLFNWTHQVISEQFRYRPSLKGYPDLPSWMRYMYSHEYHAGFLYGTPPESTAGKDVNLDVVALNRQNYETRRVVIQLFVVNKFPTPNIVQMKIDNLNWVHLMDPGRVENLRNIFRKDLWPNSKEDLSVVFMESAVNMGGRLPLRPQQREGVIVHVGSFAKFSPRLIELQEEVRPLYKLPTCNYKRTSVQKIFENVGFKLDWCAFRMVGVESPTEILYHSGKQGEQQATEEHRHQDRWMGIAREDVPVRNYIDEFAFSFAIPGMIFAVLIGMLSAVLCFQHEKFSDPHSEFFFANIFHICEESCTPSVPSDSGSDDGSERNFNYLILAAL; this is translated from the exons ATGCAGTTTTTAAGCCTTTTATTGTCCACGTTGGCTGTGTTCTTGTCCAGGGAAGCAGTGGGATTGAAACTGCAGGCCAATGTGGGGGAACTGTTCACCTACAAGGTGGAACCGATGCTTTTCAACTGGACCCACCAGGTCATCAGCGAGCAGTTCCGCTACAGGCCATCCTTGAAGGGCTACCCCGATCTGCCCAGTTGGATGAGGTACATGTACAGCCATGAATACCATGCTGGATTTCTTTACGGCACTCCGCCCGAGTCCACAGCGGGCAAGGACGTCAACCTGGATGTGGTGGCTCTGAATCGTCAGAATTACGAAACACGTCGTGTGGTCATCCAGCTCTTTGTGGTCAACAAATTCCCCACGCCCAATATAGTCCAAATGAAGATCGATAATCTCAACTGGGTGCATCTGATGGATCCGGGGCGGGTCGAGAATCTGCGCAATATATTCCGAAAGGATCTGTGGCCGAACAGCAAGGAGGACCTGAGTGTGGTCTTTATGGAATCGGCTGTGAATATGGGAGGACGCCTGCCACTACGTCCCCAGCAACGAGAGGG AGTCATCGTTCATGTGGGCAGCTTTGCCAAGTTCTCTCCCCGCCTGATAGAGCTCCAAGAGGAAGTGCGTCCTCTTTACAAATTGCCAACCTGCAATTACAAACGCACCTCCGTCCAGAAGATTTTCGAGAACGTGGGCTTCAAGCTGGATTGGTGTGCCTTCCGGATGGTGGGCGTGGAATCGCCCACGGAGATCCTCTACCATAGCGGCAAGCAGGGCGAACAGCAGGCGACGGAGGAGCACCGCCACCAGGACAGATGGATGGGCATTGCCCGAGAGGATGTCCCCGTGCGGAACTACATCGACGAGTTCGCCTTCTCCTTCGCTATTCCGGGCATGATTTTTGCAGTTTTGATCGGAATGTTGTCCGCTGTTTTGTGCTTCCAGCACGAGAAGTT TTCCGATCCGCATTCTGAGTTTTTCTTTGccaacattttccacatctGCGAAGAGTCCTGTACGCCCAGCGTGCCCAGTGATTCTGGTTCTGATGATGGATCTGAGAG aaattttaattacCTCATACTTGCAGCTCTTTAA